In Silene latifolia isolate original U9 population chromosome X, ASM4854445v1, whole genome shotgun sequence, the following proteins share a genomic window:
- the LOC141617536 gene encoding uncharacterized protein LOC141617536, which yields MTYTPTDYSSWAWRKICEVKETLKNGYINGKWRGSDHSYTIADGYKWLMQESDQKVPWYNLVWNRYNVPKCSFIIWLIQHQRLLTLDRLHKMGIVDNTACFLYGVEMETHAHLFQDFIFARQCFHKVAHWLGIPVTGLLDWKKLICLKCPSMFRRPIDMAAMVSTSYYIWHNSNICRLEGYVMHPGKIAQMVQTECKQRVIGIHQGPLKASDMSWCTKIGFL from the coding sequence ATGACTTATACACCTACTGATTATAGTTCCTGGGCTTGGCGCAAGATTTGTGAAGTGAAAGAAACACTTAAAAATGGATACATTAATGGCAAATGGCGTGGCAGTGATCATTCTTATACTATTGCTGATGGGTATAAATGGCTAATGCAGGAATCTGATCAAAAAGTTCCTTGGTATAATCTGGTATGGAATAGGTACAATGTCCCAAAATGCAGCTTCATCATCTGGCTCATACAACACCAGAGGCTACTAACTTTGGATAGACTCCACAAGATGGGGATAGTTGATAATACTGCGTGCTTTCTATATGGTGTGGAAATGGAGACTCATGCACATTTATTTCAGGATTTTATTTTTGCACGGCAATGCTTTCACAAAGTTGCTCACTGGTTAGGAATCCCTGTTACTGGCCTGCTAGATTGGAAGAAACTCATCTGTTTGAAATGTCCATCTATGTTCAGGAGACCAATTGATATGGCAGCTATGGTGAGTACGTCTTATTATATCTGGCACAATAGTAATATTTGTAGATTGGAGGGGTACGTCATGCATCCTGGTAAGATAGCTCAAATGGTCCAAACTGAATGCAAACAACGTGTGATTGGTATTCATCAGGGTCCTCTGAAGGCTAGTGATATGTCCTGGTGTACAAAGATAGGTTTTCTATAA